The following coding sequences lie in one Frigoribacterium sp. SL97 genomic window:
- the kdpF gene encoding K(+)-transporting ATPase subunit F → MIVFSIGAAVLAVAALAYLVYALVKPERF, encoded by the coding sequence GTGATCGTCTTCAGCATCGGAGCCGCCGTCCTCGCCGTGGCCGCCCTGGCGTACCTCGTGTACGCCCTCGTGAAGCCCGAGCGCTTCTGA